A genomic segment from Gimesia sp. encodes:
- a CDS encoding siderophore-interacting protein, translated as MANRPVRELEVIRTTRITEHMLRITLGGTALAGYPSNQESAYVKLMFPQADDQPPQKRSYTIRQQRPMEIDLDFVLHDPLGPASSWAKQAQPGDRIQVGDPGPKKLINHDADWFLLVGDMAALPAISVNLEQLPDDATGHVVIEIPSETEIQTLKAPAGLKFHWEINPQPDPEGGFLISKIKALPWQAGQPAVWSACEFNSMRKLRHFFKEEHKLPDSHLYLSSYWKLGQSDEGHKQAKRVDNEQSAGAG; from the coding sequence ATGGCTAATCGACCCGTCAGAGAATTAGAAGTCATTCGCACAACCAGAATCACCGAGCATATGTTGCGAATCACTTTGGGCGGCACCGCCTTGGCTGGTTATCCCAGCAATCAGGAAAGTGCATACGTGAAACTGATGTTTCCGCAAGCGGATGACCAGCCCCCACAGAAACGATCCTATACCATCAGACAACAGCGTCCGATGGAAATTGACCTCGACTTTGTACTACATGATCCCCTGGGGCCCGCGTCATCCTGGGCGAAACAGGCGCAACCGGGAGACCGGATTCAGGTCGGCGATCCCGGTCCGAAAAAATTGATCAACCATGACGCTGACTGGTTTCTGCTGGTCGGTGACATGGCCGCATTACCGGCGATCAGCGTCAACCTGGAGCAGTTACCTGACGATGCCACCGGACATGTAGTCATCGAGATTCCCAGCGAAACAGAGATCCAGACTCTGAAAGCACCCGCTGGTCTGAAATTCCACTGGGAAATCAACCCCCAGCCGGATCCTGAGGGTGGTTTTCTGATTTCGAAGATCAAAGCCTTACCCTGGCAGGCAGGCCAACCAGCCGTCTGGTCCGCCTGCGAATTCAACAGCATGCGGAAACTCAGGCATTTCTTTAAGGAAGAACACAAGCTTCCTGACAGTCACTTATACTTGTCGAGCTATTGGAAACTCGGACAATCTGATGAAGGGCACAAACAGGCGAAACGCGTTGATAACGAACAGTCTGCGGGGGCCGGCTAG